From the genome of Bacteroidota bacterium:
AAAAATTGTTTCTTCGTTATTGATCCTCATCCTCTTTGTTTCAGCTTTCCTTCAACCTGCATCCCGAAAACCGGTGAAAGCAAAAAACGGCATGGTCGTTTCAGCTGATCCGCTCGCATCCAAGGCCGGAATGGAAATTCTGAAGCGAGGAGGTAACGCCATTGATGCCGCAGTTGCCGTTGGATTCGCTCTTGCCGTCACGTATCCGGCTGCTGGAAATATCGGCGGCGGCGGATTTATGAACATCCGTTTTGCCGATGGACGATGTTACGCTATCGACTATCGGGAAAAAGCGCCGGGAGCCGCAAGCCGCGACATGTATTTGGATAAAGAGGGAAATTTTATTTCTGAAAAAAGTACGTTGGGACATTTAGCGGCAGGGGTTCCGGGTGCTGTTGCCGGAATGTTAACGGGATTAGAAAAATATGGAACTATGAATCGCAAACAGGTAATTTCTCCGGCATATGAACTCGCCGCCAAAGGATTTCCTCTTCTCGGCGAGTTGGCAGAAGATCTCAATTGGGGGAAAAAAGATTTCGAAAAATTTTCGGGAAGCAAAAAATATTTTGTCAACCCTTCCGGCGCATACAAAGAGGGTGAACTATGGAAGCAAGCAGACCTTGGGAAAACCCTCAAACGAATTATTGAAAAGGGACGTGATGGATTTTACAAAGGAGAAACAGCAGATCTTATCGTTGCAGAAATGAAACGAGGAGGCGGATTAATCTCTCACACCGATCTTGAAAATTACCAAGCGGCGATTCGAGTTCCATTAAAGGGAACATACCGCGGATATGAGATCATTTCCCAACCGCCGGTCAGTTCCGGAGGAACGGCACTGCTGCAACTGTTGAATATTCTGGAAGGATACGATTTAAAATCGTATGGCCATAATTCCGCAAAGACTATTCACCGTTATATCGAAGCAATGAGACGCGTCTATGCTGATCGCGCAGAACATTTAGGAGATCCCGACTTTTATAAAGTCCCTGTCGAATGGCTTATATCAAAACAATACGCAGATGAACGCCGCGCAACCATCGATACAGTGAACGCCAGTGAAAGTAAAAGCATCTCACACGGAAAAGCGCCACTCCACGAAAGTGAACAGACAACGCATTATTCCGTAGTTGACAAATGGGGAAATTGTGTAAGCGTTACCACCACACTCAACGGAGGATTCGGATGTTCCGTTGCTGTGGATGGCGCCGGTTTTATATTGAACAATGAAATGGATGATTTTTCCGCAAAGCCGGGAGTTCCCAATATTTACGGTGCAATAGGAAATATTGCGAACGAAATCCAACCGAACAAACGAATGCTCTCGTCCATGACACCGACAATCGTTGTGAAAGATGGAAAACCATTTATGGTCATCGGCACTCCTGGCGGAACAACCATTATCACCACCGTGATGCAGGTGATCTGTAATGTAATCGATTTTGAAATGAATATTCAACAAGCAATAGATGCTCCTCGGATTCATCATCAATGGTCGCCGGATGAAACATATTACGAACGGCGCGGACTTTCTTCCGACACTGTGGAGAAACTTGAAGCAATGGGGCACCATATGAAAGAACGACGCGGGACAAGCGGACTTGCCGAAGGGATCATTATCGACAATGCAAAAGGGATGTTATATGGCGCTACAGATCCTAGGGGATACGGTCAAGCAATTGGGTATTAAATTATCCGTGAATTTTCGTATATTGTAATACCAAACCTGTGAACTGTTTCACAGGTTTT
Proteins encoded in this window:
- the ggt gene encoding gamma-glutamyltransferase, encoding MKKIVSSLLILILFVSAFLQPASRKPVKAKNGMVVSADPLASKAGMEILKRGGNAIDAAVAVGFALAVTYPAAGNIGGGGFMNIRFADGRCYAIDYREKAPGAASRDMYLDKEGNFISEKSTLGHLAAGVPGAVAGMLTGLEKYGTMNRKQVISPAYELAAKGFPLLGELAEDLNWGKKDFEKFSGSKKYFVNPSGAYKEGELWKQADLGKTLKRIIEKGRDGFYKGETADLIVAEMKRGGGLISHTDLENYQAAIRVPLKGTYRGYEIISQPPVSSGGTALLQLLNILEGYDLKSYGHNSAKTIHRYIEAMRRVYADRAEHLGDPDFYKVPVEWLISKQYADERRATIDTVNASESKSISHGKAPLHESEQTTHYSVVDKWGNCVSVTTTLNGGFGCSVAVDGAGFILNNEMDDFSAKPGVPNIYGAIGNIANEIQPNKRMLSSMTPTIVVKDGKPFMVIGTPGGTTIITTVMQVICNVIDFEMNIQQAIDAPRIHHQWSPDETYYERRGLSSDTVEKLEAMGHHMKERRGTSGLAEGIIIDNAKGMLYGATDPRGYGQAIGY